CTATACCTTACTTTAGTGGATCGCGGAATTTGGAAAACGATGGGACCGACAAGTCCGATTTCCGAGCTCCATTTAAACTAGAAtgtgattttcttttcttcttctcttctttccTATTTACTTCAATTGTTTCTCGAGAGAGTTCGGATCTCCATTACTTTCgatccttcttttccatcctCGGACTTGAGTGGATCCGCTGTTGATACTACGCTAAGGAAAGAGAATAAAAGGGACTTGAAACTCCCTTAAGTGTCCCATCCtgaaaattttataatagTAACTTTCCATTAGCAGAAAAGAGTTTATCATTTAAATTTCGCAAACTCGTACTAAAGCTGTCTTTCGATTCTTCATTTgtgcttttgcttttgtttatatcaTACCAtattttttcccttctGATTAAACTATATTGATAATACTCTTATGTGAACAAATATCCACTGGTTTCGCATATAGTAGAATTGTTGCTGATCCGTCTTTGTTCCGTATATTcagttttttttgagatttCTTTAGAATTGTGCTGAAGACAGTGTGCATTGACGACGAAATTGACAAGCGATTACCAGTCGATTgtcatttttcaaaaaaggtttatttatttatttgtttgttggACGTCTATCATTCTTTGATACAATCATTAGATTGTAAAAGGAATTGAGGATAAAATTGTTCCTAGCAAGTGGGTCTCTAAAGATGCAAGTTCGTTCACCCAAACATATCTCTCCGGTGGCCACCGTtgacttgaaaaagaagccaCCGGCTTTACCTACCTTTTGGATTGCTTTTCCAGCAACTCGGCCGATAGGCTTTATACGACCTCGCATCAATCGTCGGATTACCCAAGTCAAACAACGAGCCGAAACAGAAGAGGCAATATTTAATTTGTACCAACGATGGAATCCTTTCTCGTTTTCCTATCGTCTCATCCTTACAGATGCCATTAGGGATGACAAGAAAATTCTAGCTTGGttctttacaaaaagatttGGATCTCCAAAGGTTATAATGAAACACACGACAAGCCATGATGACGGCTATATGAATTGGGCAATCAAATTCGCTGAAAAAAGTGTGATATTTGATGACATGACTTCCAAAGAACCGAGACAAGTAGTTTGgaaattacaaaatcaaaaggCAAAGCATGAAAATACTTGGAAAGCAGATTTGGTCTTACCATCGCGAAAGCAAAGAATGTCCGTGGGTTCTTTAAATGGTTTCGAAATTAAATTTCATGCTCAGGTTTTCGAATATACAACTCGCTTAATGAAATTTCGTCATCTCGAAGTCGCCATTTTTAGCATGGCTCTCTATGTGAAAATATACGATTTAAAACTACTTCATGCTTGTCTCCTACCCTGAGCGTTTCATTCTATGGTTTAAACCCGCCCTTCCTCTTGTCATGACATCCGCACTAATGAAGGATCTCTCTTTCACTTTCAATATGTAGAAAGTATTCCCTTGCTTATATGTCTGTTCCATTGTTTGCCGTTCCctcttatttcttttgtatcaATAATTATGGTGTTTTCTGAAAGTAGTGCCTTCTTTCTGGCTTGGTTTCAAATGATCTTgtcaatgaaaaaaaaaactcttcATAGAACTAGAATGAAAGATTTCTTGTGGGGTTGATTGGGTATCTCTgtctcttgtttttcattgtatttttattctctGTTTACTCATTTTCATCTGATACGCATCAAATATCTTTGCTCATGTGCGGTATCGCCCTTACCAAACTACAATGTAGATTGTCTTAATGACGGGTTCTCTTTGTGCCAATTGTTTACAACAAGAACCGCTACTGACGGAAAACGACTAAAGATTACCTTGAAACAGATTCATATAGTTGATTTCTGCCTCTGGTATAAGCCAGATAATATTATGAATGAATACGAATAGTCTAAGTAATCGTCATAAGAGTCCTGTAAAACTATTTGAAGTCCGGTAAGTAAACCTTCCAATTCTAGGAAAACTTAAggttttaaaagaaagtaatgATACCTAAGGAATTCCCTCTGGTCTtttggaaaccaaaaacgtGCAATGTTAGGATCCAATTGACATATCGCGGATAAGTCGGAAATTTGAGCTAGCATTTGACGGtgatttttcttgctttagTATAGAAGCtatcttcttttacttttgaaaataattttcattttcaagcATTGGGTTCGTATGAGTAAGGACTATCAATGCTTGCTCACAACGAAGTTGACTTAATTGGTCACGGCTTTCCCTTGAAACTGTCTATTTGGTTCCTACTACGTAGCTTTCTTTCCCCCAActctttctattttaatgGATCGATTACTGACATCTTCTTTAGGCTTTACAATGCTGAAGCGAATGTAATCGTACTGTACGGCGATTCACTTGACTCGGCTGCTAGGATCTCAGGTGTCGTAGTTCTTTCCATCGCTCAGCCCATTCGGATACGAAATATAAAACTTCGCCTTGCTGGTAgatcttttgtttggtaAGTCCTGTTTGTGCTTTATACGTCAAGGCAGCCTGCTCACCATTTTTTAGCTGGTCCGACGAATCCAAGAGTAGTTCAAATGGAGGCAATAAAATCCGACGTCAAGTGAATCAGATTCTGGATAGACAATGGTCATTTCTGTCGGGAGATGGCAACAAGACAATTCAAGACGGTAATTACGAATATCCGTTTGATTACCAACTTCCACCAGATATTCCTGAGTCTATTGAAAGAGTCCCAGGATGTCATATTATATATACTCTGACAGCCTGCTTAGAAAGAGCAACAATCCCTTCTACTAATTTGGAGTCTGCGCTGCAATTTCGTGTCGTCCGAACCATCCCTCCTAATAGTCTCGATCTCATGCACTCTGTAAGTGTTAGCGATATATGGCCGTCTAAAGTCAATTATGAAACGAGCATTCCTTCAAAGATATATGCAATTGGCTCTGAAATTCCAATTAATTTTAAATTGTATCCTCTTTTAAAAGGACTCGATATCGGGAAGGTGACAATTGTCTTAAAGGAATACTGTTCTCTGTTTATAAATTccaaaacattttcttctactaGCCGGAAAGACTTCAAACGTGTTTTAGCTAAAAAGACTGTACCCGGCCTTGCAATGATTGACGACTGTTGGCAAGatcaaattaaaattcCAATTCCTGAATCTTTGGGTGACTGTACACAAGATTGTGATTTGAATTGTATACGCGTTCATCATAAACTTCGTCTTTCCATCTCTCTATTAAATCCTGATGGTCATATATCTGAACTTCGCAACTCTTTACCCTTATCTTTAGTAATTTCACCGGTTATGTTCGGTGCTAGAAGGTCTGAGGGTCTTTTTACAGGAGATCATGCGTCTTATGTAAACGAAAATGTCTTGCCTAGTTACGATCGCCATATTTTTGATGTTCTTTGGGATGCCGTTCCTCCCGAAAGCGCTCCCGTGCTTAGTGAGTTTACTACACCTAACACTAGTCGGCGAAATTCTTCGGATTATGGACCGGCTAGTCCCGTTCTTAGTATCAACACGAACACAAAGTCGTTTTCAAACACCCAGTCCGTatcttctccttctttAGGATCTCAACCGAGCTTTTATATCGAAAACTCAACTCAATCTCCCTCTGATAGAACTGAATTTCTATCACCTATAACATCTCCAATGGCGCCATTTTCCGGTGCCTGTCGTAGAGCTGCTCGTTCTAGAGCCAATAGTACCTCTTCATCGTTTGGTGGTTCTCAAATACAAGGCTTACAGCCTGAGAATTCTTTCTTGGGTTCAACATCTCCTAACCGCACGCTACCTGTGCGTAGTGTGTCTACCCTAAGTTTACAAGAGTTAGGTAAATTACCTCCTTACTATGAAGCACATTCAGCTTTCTCAAATGTACTCCCTCTTGACGGACTTCCTCATTATGAACAGGCTACAAAGCCGTTAAGTCCGACCCCTTCTCTTCATGGCAGTCAAGCTTCGACTATCATTGCAACACCTACACCTACTGTGCGTGTCTCACCAATAGAAACTCCTACTCGAAGTCCACCTCGTCCGGTTACagtaataaaaagtaagtCCTCTGGCAATTTGACACACCACGGGCTTCACTGATGTTCTTTCCTAGACcgttgtttgtttattcattcTCTAGCTTATAGAGTATGGCCCCTTTTTGCCATATTCGTTGTGagatataaaaaatagTTACCACGTATTTTGAAAGTTACTTTTGAGTGcaaagtttcttttgtatttttgttataatTGAACATAATGATCATTTACGTGCTTTATATATACCAACAAATGAATAAGGACTCTTGAGTTCAAAATTAGGGACATATGACTATCCCTCTAAATATAAGAAAACGAGAATAACTACGGTTAAAAGAACAAATCTTTTGGCATCTATTTATGTTTGATATATCTAATGACTGCATTTATAAAATACATTACAAAGATCATTAATCTTTATACTTAATTAAATCTCAAAAATGTAAGGTTCCTATCTGTAAATAACAAAACCCGCCCATGTGTAACGAATGTGTAAGCAAGACCAGTTTATGGCGATTTACCTGTTAGAGTTATTAAAGACGATTTTTAGGTACTAGTTTCACTTTCCCATTATCGTCGATTTGAGAATCATAGCCggcttcttccaaaacctCAGATTTGCTAATACCTACAGGGTTCAAGTTGGCAATGAATGCTTGATTATCGGGATTGTTTTGCAATAGATGACGGATACAAAGGACAGTAACTTCACGGAGGTATGGATTGAAATCATCAATGTTACATTGAGACAGTATAACTGACAAACCACCGTCTGTGTTTCGAACATCGTCCTGTGTAGCCGGATATAAATGCGCGGCAAAGGTGATGAAATGAACGCATTCCCGTTTAACACCTCCTACAGCTTCACAAAAATCATAGAAACTTCCAGGAGGAATAGGAATTTTCTGAACTAAAGTCTTGCGTGGAATACACTGATTAAGGACACCAAGTAAAAGCAGTACTTCATTCGTGGCCAACGAAGAATCATGGTAGTACCGTTGAAATTCATGAGCAATatctattttttggtttgagTCATTATGTATCAGAGTAAGTTTTTCATATCGTGTGTAAAGAAGACTAATAACCAATTTGAAGCTCTCGGATAAGTAAGTGACGACGGTCAAGTCAGCTTCTGAGATATTAGATTTGTCCATGGAAGAAACACGTTGATGAAGCCGTTTAGCAATTAAGCGGGTGATTAGGTAAAGAGTGGGAAACAAAGATAAATCCACAGCAACAAACGGTTCACGGCTCATGGCATCGACAGCAAAATAGATGGATCGAAATCCCAATAGAACTGCACGTTTAATAAGGATTTCTGCATAACCGTTACTCAAGATATGGCTGATGAtacgaaaaagaatgcTTTCTCTCTGCCAATCTGGATGACGATCCTGATCAACTAAGATATCGAGTAAGTACAGGCCAGCAGGAGAGGTACACAGCTGACTTAATCTCTTATTATTATTTAGTATTAGGGACCAAATCGAAATTTCAAATGCAGCCAATTGAGCACTCGTAACTGGGAGAGGTAGTATAGGAGGAAATTTGGTAAGGAAAGCCCACGCCTCATCCTGTAAAGGCGAGTCACCAGCTACAGAGTTTGCAAGGATTTGCCAAGGAAGAGAAGTGTATGGTTTTTGGGAAACTGAAGCTGCAAGCTGCTCAGGAAGGAATTGTGTGAACAAACCTGCCTCCCCGGCAGCTTGTTGTACATCTTTGCCTGAAGCCAAGCGATTTCTTATTGTTCTTAAATAGTTTTCTGAATCTTCATTgcaatgatgaaaaaggatGGCATAGTCCAATTGTTGATTATCCATGAAGGCATAGACAGGAAGTTTCTAAGAAGCAGAAACGTTAGCTctcaaataaataaattttaatGTATTTGTTGCAGGTAATGTATAGGAGAACTCAACAATCCATGTGAAAAGAGCTTTTCATAGACGATATGagtttcttcaattttccaGTAAAAAAAGCATCGCAACCAATATCAATTCATTTTAGCGACTTACAACTTGCTTAGCCAAAATTTAGAAATCCTGTACACAGAACAAAAAGTTCACGAGAAATAGGTTCTTTGTGGATATGTGAGTACGGTACCTTCTTGTCGCAGCAAGTGATGatgtttgaaaattcaGTATAACAAAGTGTTCTCTATTATAATGTTGGATTGATGTGAACAAACTTATTTTGCAGGTTATTTATACTGTAATATGTTGACACAatgaaattacaaaaggtCATCATTTCAAATGATGAAGCGAATGAAATACATAACCAGAATACGacagcaagaaaaaaaggcaaatgaaatgaatgcTATTAAAAATGAGAGGAGATAATACAGGTCTATTAAAATTTAGCAAggtagaaagaaaaatacacATCAAAAATTATCATAACAACACTAGAGAGAAAGAACggacgaaaagaaaacgtaaatcaaaagagaaagcacAAAACATCATATAAAATTGAAGCGAAACATTGCAAATTAGGCATcgaatttttggaaatatAAGAATATTAAATGTAGAGGGACATCAGGAATGTAGTTGAGTGCAAATgtaataatttttctactttttctttgtaatGGAAACACTGGCTTCATCGTCGTCAGGCTTGGATACGCCCTCCAAAATAACATCTGAACTGACAGATGTATCTGGAACATATGTAAGACAAGGGCCAGTGAACCATTTGTGGGCGGATACAATCCACCAAACGATAATAGCAAACATAGGGCCTCCATATACAACGCATGTCCAGTTCATACCTTGTGCATTTAAATTCTTTCCTTTGGTTTCTGGGAAACACAAGATGGGAAGCATAAGCAGGACGAACGCACAGGAGGCGTAACCAATGGGCTTTGAAAAGCGACCCAAATGAAAAGGGCCTCTTTGAAAATCGAGATCAGAGACGCACGtgattttgatgaaaatagGAATCGTAAAAGCAACAAAGGCGGCAATAGCACCGACAGAAAAAATGGCACTGATGGCTACATCGCCAGCAAAAATTAAGAGTAGCAGTAGCATACCGGCAATAGTATTCATCCAGGTACATCGGTTGGGAGTCTTTGTGCGAACGTCGACATGAGCGAGGTAATCGGAAAAGGGGAAGACGCCATCTCTGGCATAAGAATAAGTAACACGAGAGGCAGCAACCATGCAACCTTGACCCATCATAAAACTACAAACGACCGTGAGGGCAGTCAAAGCGACAGTAGTTTTGTAGTCACAGACTTGTTGAAGATAGACGACATAGGGTTGACCTAAACCGTCGTTCATAACTTGTGAAACATCGACAACGGTATATGCAATGATGAGGTTTAGAAGCCAGCCAACAACACCACCAAAAGCCGAGGTCATGACGATAGCTCTTGGAGCGGCAACGCTAGCATTGGAGCATTCCTCActtaaatgaaaaggagAATCGTAACCAGACATTGTCCAGATGACACCGGCAAAAGACATCAAAAGGGCTAACCCATCGCTCCAATCGGTTTGGTTTTCAAAGTTTGTCCATACTTTATGACTGCTATTGAAGGCATGGTTTTTGCCAGCGACGGCCAAAAGGGTAATCATGACAATGCCAAGGAAGACCATGTTGATGACTGTACCGCAAGTATTAAAATGGGCGATAACCTTTGTTGGAAGGCAGGAAACCAAAGTCATGACCATCATAGCAGAACATGCTAATAAAAACGTTTGGTAGTTTTGAGGGGTATAACTAGGATTTTTGATCTGAATAAGAGAAAGAACCATTCCCGAGAAGGAGTAAGCGACACTAGGAGCAGCTGTGACTTGAACGAAATAATTGGACCAGCCAGTAAGCCAAGCAGCCAAAGGGCCCCAGCGTCTAGGAGCCAACTTTGCGGCAGCGTAATACAAACCACCAGAAGTAGGCATGGAAGAACAAAGCTCTGCCATACCATAAGCGACGCATTGAACGAAAACCATTGCAATGAGCCAGCCCCATACCATGGCAGGAGTGCCGGCGTAGCCTGCTGTGTAATACATGGTAGAAGCGAAAGAGGGCAGCAAACCAAGAACGGAAAAGGAAACGCAAAACGAACTTAATGAAGAGAATTCACGCTTAAATTCCTGTTTATAACCCAAGGCAGCCAGCTCTGCAGCATCTGGATTAAGACCCTCTAAATCATTTTTGTCGCTATGAGACATGATGGAAGGGTaggaaaaagaactttttgtaattcgaaggaaagaaagtcaaaaaTTCGTCCTTTTCGGTGGTTTTAATCTTCGCTCCCTGTTCGTATACCAATCCAATCAATGGTTTCGATAAACCAAAATGAAACACTGCAAGGATACAATCCAATCCAATCCAATCCAAACCGATCCActattgtttacttttatttcaattcaaaTAGGCTCCACTCAGCAGAGAAAatcaacaacaacaacaacaacaaaaaaagacaagagaTGACAAGAGAGTGTGACGgtgaaaatacaaagatgaattgctttttcaaataagcGTATcatcttgcttttttatatttgcCCTAGATTTTCGTCTGATTATCAAAAGTGATAAGCATGTTGGTGTTACCACCAACGAAGAAATCTTGTTCGGTGAAATCTTCTACGGCGAAGGAAATAGGTTATAAAGACATATGCAAAGAGCAAATCAAAGAGTCAACCAAAGTAGCCAAGTGAAGAAAACGTCAGCTTTGGAGGAAGCTGTATCTTATCATGTTTCGGCCAAGGAGGCTATTCCCGGTAAGCAGGTTTGGTATGTAGAGAGGAGTGTAAAGTCCATAGtattaaaattaaaattaaaataaaaataaaaaaaattcaataaaatataataaaaaataaaagaaaaagaaaaaaaaaccaaaaaaagggaatgattcttccaagGAATCAATGGGAGTAACATTTGACAAttggaaaggaaatgtCTGATTGTCCAAAAGATCAAAAGTACCCATTCTGATTCTGTCAATTTCATTCACGCAAACATTTCCAAGACACATCGCATCCTAAAACCAACCTGCAGACACAATCAAATCCTTAAACCAACGCATTCATTCCATTCCATCTTCCTCCTCTTGGAattgtttaccttttttgaataacCTCATTAGGATTATCCATGCCAAGATCATTCGTAATACTTCGTAATAAGATTTGGCCGACGCAAACCAACGATATTGTATCGTCTTAAACAAACAGGGACAGACGATATTTGGTTTTAGGGCCTCTCACTAGTGACAGTTCCTTCTCTACCCACACTCTATAGTTGCTTCATAGTACGGTGCCTATCGTTCTCCTACCGAAACCGTCAATACGGGACTTGCTTTCCACCTCGATATTTACCTCCATCCCGCCCTTGCCAAGACGTAGTGGGGGTATCGGTAAACATGGGTCCATCCTACTGAGGatttaatttgtttgtttgtttttgtttattatagAAAATGTATCGTTTGTCATacagttgttttttctttttcatccattCCTACAAACGTTCCTATGGTAGCATATATCTCCTAGGAAGGACCATCGTGTATTGGAGGTCCTTTTTCTGGATGCTGTTATTTTTCAGTTTTCCCCTTTGTTTGAATTGATAATTTATCATTGTTTTCTGATGTGAAGTTTTTCATGCCATAATTGTCATCCAAAGGGCATCAAACGATCCTAGGTGAATTTCCAATACTTCCTTTCAAACTgatttttccaaacatCTCCTGACCTTGTACCATTCGTACCAACAACTCACCgcttttccattttccaTCCATTTTCCATCGTAGTCAATCATAAGTCGAATCTATcctctcttcttcttcttcgttctTGTTACCAATTGTGCCCGAAAGCTCAAACTTGTGTCTTTTCTCCTCTGATCAGTACATTTTTTGcgtgtttgtttactatcGGAAATCATTAATCGTCTGTTATACTCCGATTAGCCATTTCGCTTCCTAGTGGTACCAACCTTACCACTCCGCAACGTGCCACCTTAATCATCttgtttggttttctttagaCATAATCCCACTTGACTTTTACCAATCTTCACCACCTTATTTTGGCAATTCTACGTCCTATTTGCGGGTGCTCTTGATTTATTGTATTTTCACCATCTTTACCTCCGTTGCAAAAATCTACAGGTTTTAAATAATGAGAGCCTGGCTTCAATCCAAGTATGTACGAAACTGGCTCTTTTTATGAGCTGGATTGCTTAGCGGTATTTGAAACATATTGAGAAACAAACTTTACAGAAACATATgctttatctttttttttttttttggcgATGATTCTATCCTCCTTGCCGAccttgtatttttttaactGAATGCTCTCCGTTCTTCTGATGCTCTTTAGCAAAACGAACTGGTTTTTctagttttgttttctcttatATTTCTCTATATTTGGCATCTTGTTTCACAAACTTACTAACCCTCCGTCTAGTATATCATACTTAACAGGTACTACGGAACCTGTTTACGGCGCTGAGGCAATTCAGCCCGTCACCGCTACCGTACAAGGTGTTAATCCCTATCATACCTTGGATGAGGATGATTACCGGTGGTCCACTCCTTCTACTAGCCATGTTGAAACCCAAGTCTTTTATATTCGTCCCAAGAATAGCAATCTCATGTGCTTTGTTCAATTGATTCATTCTAACTTAGGGTATGCACTTTCCCCTCGTAAAAACACTTGTGctaattttctttttagttCTTGGACTACTACAGCTCAATCTACATGTCGGATTTTCGATATTGA
The nucleotide sequence above comes from Schizosaccharomyces osmophilus chromosome 3, complete sequence. Encoded proteins:
- a CDS encoding Schizosaccharomyces specific protein, with the protein product MQVRSPKHISPVATVDLKKKPPALPTFWIAFPATRPIGFIRPRINRRITQVKQRAETEEAIFNLYQRWNPFSFSYRLILTDAIRDDKKILAWFFTKRFGSPKVIMKHTTSHDDGYMNWAIKFAEKSVIFDDMTSKEPRQVVWKLQNQKAKHENTWKADLVLPSRKQRMSVGSLNGFEIKFHAQVFEYTTRLMKFRHLEVAIFSMALYVKIYDLKLLHACLLP
- the aly3 gene encoding arrestin-related substrate adaptor Aly3; this encodes MNTNSLSNRHKSPVKLFEVRLYNAEANVIVLYGDSLDSAARISGVVVLSIAQPIRIRNIKLRLAGRSFVCWSDESKSSSNGGNKIRRQVNQILDRQWSFLSGDGNKTIQDGNYEYPFDYQLPPDIPESIERVPGCHIIYTLTACLERATIPSTNLESALQFRVVRTIPPNSLDLMHSVSVSDIWPSKVNYETSIPSKIYAIGSEIPINFKLYPLLKGLDIGKVTIVLKEYCSLFINSKTFSSTSRKDFKRVLAKKTVPGLAMIDDCWQDQIKIPIPESLGDCTQDCDLNCIRVHHKLRLSISLLNPDGHISELRNSLPLSLVISPVMFGARRSEGLFTGDHASYVNENVLPSYDRHIFDVLWDAVPPESAPVLSEFTTPNTSRRNSSDYGPASPVLSINTNTKSFSNTQSVSSPSLGSQPSFYIENSTQSPSDRTEFLSPITSPMAPFSGACRRAARSRANSTSSSFGGSQIQGLQPENSFLGSTSPNRTLPVRSVSTLSLQELGKLPPYYEAHSAFSNVLPLDGLPHYEQATKPLSPTPSLHGSQASTIIATPTPTVRVSPIETPTRSPPRPVTVIKSKSSGNLTHHGLH
- the mug160 gene encoding Armadillo repeat protein, ATXN10-like protein, which codes for MDNQQLDYAILFHHCNEDSENYLRTIRNRLASGKDVQQAAGEAGLFTQFLPEQLAASVSQKPYTSLPWQILANSVAGDSPLQDEAWAFLTKFPPILPLPVTSAQLAAFEISIWSLILNNNKRLSQLCTSPAGLYLLDILVDQDRHPDWQRESILFRIISHILSNGYAEILIKRAVLLGFRSIYFAVDAMSREPFVAVDLSLFPTLYLITRLIAKRLHQRVSSMDKSNISEADLTVVTYLSESFKLVISLLYTRYEKLTLIHNDSNQKIDIAHEFQRYYHDSSLATNEVLLLLGVLNQCIPRKTLVQKIPIPPGSFYDFCEAVGGVKRECVHFITFAAHLYPATQDDVRNTDGGLSVILSQCNIDDFNPYLREVTVLCIRHLLQNNPDNQAFIANLNPVGISKSEVLEEAGYDSQIDDNGKVKLVPKNRL
- a CDS encoding amino acid transmembrane transporter, with amino-acid sequence MSHSDKNDLEGLNPDAAELAALGYKQEFKREFSSLSSFCVSFSVLGLLPSFASTMYYTAGYAGTPAMVWGWLIAMVFVQCVAYGMAELCSSMPTSGGLYYAAAKLAPRRWGPLAAWLTGWSNYFVQVTAAPSVAYSFSGMVLSLIQIKNPSYTPQNYQTFLLACSAMMVMTLVSCLPTKVIAHFNTCGTVINMVFLGIVMITLLAVAGKNHAFNSSHKVWTNFENQTDWSDGLALLMSFAGVIWTMSGYDSPFHLSEECSNASVAAPRAIVMTSAFGGVVGWLLNLIIAYTVVDVSQVMNDGLGQPYVVYLQQVCDYKTTVALTALTVVCSFMMGQGCMVAASRVTYSYARDGVFPFSDYLAHVDVRTKTPNRCTWMNTIAGMLLLLLIFAGDVAISAIFSVGAIAAFVAFTIPIFIKITCVSDLDFQRGPFHLGRFSKPIGYASCAFVLLMLPILCFPETKGKNLNAQGMNWTCVVYGGPMFAIIVWWIVSAHKWFTGPCLTYVPDTSVSSDVILEGVSKPDDDEASVSITKKK